In Nicotiana tabacum cultivar K326 chromosome 11, ASM71507v2, whole genome shotgun sequence, a single window of DNA contains:
- the LOC107782307 gene encoding uncharacterized protein LOC107782307, protein MAPLAHSCSFTKVLLVLYLVFVLFTLSFFSAYSEVQPQNNVRSRRMLELENESKPIKKTNPTSLSPSKNQTKLIKFSNTSSKNQTKQIKTSSFSSFGSTKNQTKLSFSDSQTKNKSKLVNPITKSQKLTFKSQLQKVNLTSSKPSNSTKISSSTTKKSSDLTKISSSSTPKNKTIKATKPQLEKDTSESKSKSKTPTKNQSTNKMTKATKTQLGKDISEPKSKPKTPISKNQPTDKKSKTQQTAQKNSQYSWVEDDEDDLISGFRDLPSKFQETLLPDLERISKTSKVYLNKANKEITKNFKPYIGNKYASTIASIISFAFILIPLLVVSLIFNKIKAYFSLQKLLIFIQVYLSIYFSILCLSSLVTGLEPLKFFYATAQSTYICLQVLQTLAYVLYLLMLLMYLILVFSTETGPTTKLIGLAQTIVGFAIGLHYYMTVFHRAVLHQPPKTSWRVHAIYAAFFLVICLATTADRRKKAYLVQGGEVEKKS, encoded by the coding sequence ATGGCTCCACTTGCACATTCCTGCAGCTTTACTAAGGTACTTTTGGTACTCTATCTTGTTTTTGTGTTATTCACTCTTTCATTCTTTTCTGCATATAGTGAGGTCCAACCCCAGAATAATGTTAGAAGCAGAAGAATGTTGGAGCTAGAAAATGAGTCAAAGCCAATTAAGAAAACAAATCCAACTTCACTTTCACCTTCCAAGAACCAAACCAAACTTATTAAATTCTCCAATACTTCTTCCAAGAATCAAACCAAACAAatcaagacttcttctttttctagcTTTGGTTCAACCAAGAACCAAACCAAGCTTTCCTTTTCTGATTCTCAAACCAAGAATAAAAGCAAGCTTGTCAACCCCATTACCAAATCACAGAAACTTACCTTCAAATCCCAGCTCCAGAAGGTCAATCTCACTTCCTCCAAGCCCTCAAATTCAACCAAAATCAGTTCCTCCACCACCAAGAAATCCTCAGATCTAACCAAAATCAGCTCAAGCTCTACTCCCAAGAACAAAACAATCAAAGCCACTAAACCCCAATTAGAAAAAGACACCAGTGAGTCTAAGTCCAAATCCAAAACTCCAACTAAAAACCAGTCCACTAACAAAATGACCAAAGCAACTAAAACCCAATTGGGAAAAGACATCAGTGAGCCCAAATCCAAACCTAAAACCCCAATTAGTAAAAACCAGCCCACAGACAAAAAATCCAAGACACAACAGACAGCCCAAAAAAATTCACAGTACAGCTGGgttgaagatgatgaagatgatTTAATTTCTGGATTCAGAGATTTACCCTCCAAATTCCAAGAAACCCTTTTGCCAGATTTGGAAAGAATTTCAAAGACCTCTAAAGTTTACCTCAACAAAGCAAACAAAGAAATAACAAAGAACTTCAAGCCCTATATCGGAAACAAATATGCATCAACAATTGCCTCTATTATCTCATTTGCATTCATCTTGATCCCTTTACTTGTTGTTTCTCTCATTTTCAATAAAATCAAAGCCTATTTCTCTCTCCAAAAGCTCTTAATCTTCATCCAAGTTTACCTCTCCATTTACTTCTCCATTCTCTGTCTTTCTTCTTTGGTCACTGGCTTAGAACCTTTGAAGTTTTTCTACGCTACTGCTCAGTCCACTTACATTTGCttacaagtattgcaaactcttgctTATGTGTTGTACCTATTGATGCTGCTAATGTATCTGATCTTAGTGTTTTCCACTGAGACTGGGCCCACCACCAAGCTCATTGGTCTGGCCCAAACAATTGTGGGCTTTGCTATTGGGCTTCATTATTACATGACGGTGTTTCATAGGGCTGTGCTCCATCAACCACCGAAGACTAGCTGGAGGGTTCATGCCATTTATGCTGCATTCTTCCTTGTCATTTGCCTGGCAACTACTGCTGATAGAAGGAAAAAGGCTTATTTAGTACAAGGTGGTGAGGTTGAGAAAAAGAGCTAA